A window from Felis catus isolate Fca126 chromosome B1, F.catus_Fca126_mat1.0, whole genome shotgun sequence encodes these proteins:
- the DNAJB14 gene encoding dnaJ homolog subfamily B member 14 isoform X2, with protein MEGNRDEAEKCVEIAREALNAGNREKAQRFLQKAEKLYPLPSARALLEIIMKNGSTAGNSPHCRKPSGCGDQNKPNCTKDSISGSGESGKGYTKDQVDGVLRALWILEHGYVIVDLCLTHT; from the exons ATGGAGGGGAACCGGGATGAGGCGGAGAAATGTGTCGAGATCGCCCGGGAGGCCCTGAACGCCGGCAACCGCGAGAAGGCCCAGCGCTTCCTGCAGAAGGCGGAGAAGCTCTACCCACTGCCCTCGGCCCGCG CACTATtggaaataattatgaaaaatggAAGCACGGCTGGAAATAGCCCTCACTGCCGAAAACCATCAGGTTGTGGTGACCAAAACAAGCCTAATTGCACGAAGGACAGCATATCTGGTAGTGGTGAAAGTGGAAAAGGCTACACCAAAGATCAAGTAGATGGAGTTCTCAG AGCTTTATGGATTTTGGAACATGGATATGTGATTGTGGAcctgtgcctgacacaca cataa